From Labeo rohita strain BAU-BD-2019 chromosome 18, IGBB_LRoh.1.0, whole genome shotgun sequence, the proteins below share one genomic window:
- the irf8 gene encoding interferon regulatory factor 8 has product MNPGGRRLKQWLIEQINSNIYNGLLWEDENRTMFRIPWKHAGKQDYNQEVDASIFKAWAIFKGKFKEGDKAEPATWKTRLRCALNKSPDFEEVTDRSQLDISEPYKVYRIVPEEEQKLGKGTVSVLSGCSTDTEMGCSPNLDELLKETSNDEYMGILKRSHSPLDEGSNMPSVQEWWQQGSHNAAVHQDPAGTFSAAFAQMMICFYYGGRLVGSTITTHPEGCRISPCQPPLANLYGPDSLQNIRFPSVDIIENERQRHVTRKLFSHLERGVLLRANREGIFIKRLCQSRVFWSGQDPQYNPNPCKLERDAVVKIFDTARFLQALQFYQEGHYQPPEPTVTLCFGEEFNDFSTVKSKLIIVQITALNCQQLVDAVTTRRSQYSSGNLEISDEMASDQMARIYQDLCSYPVPQRASCFRDNLPIPV; this is encoded by the exons ATGAATCCGGGTGGTCGCAGACTGAAACAGTGGCTTATAGAACAGATCAACAGTAACAtctataatggactgctatgggaGGATGAAAACCGCACCATGTTTAGAATCCCCTGGAAACATGCAGGAAAACAAGACTACAACCAGGAGGTGGATGCGTCCATATTCAAA GCGTGGGCGATATTTAAAGGGAAGTTTAAGGAGGGGGATAAAGCTGAACCAGCGACATGGAAGACCAGATTGCGTTGTGCACTTAACAAGAGCCCAGATTTTGAGGAAGTTACTGACCGGTCCCAGCTTGACATCTCTGAGCCTTACAAAGTATACCGGATTGTGCCAGAGGAGGAACAGAAGT tggGTAAAGGCACAGTCTCTGTCCTTTCCGGCTGCAGCACTGATACTGAAATGggctgctcaccaaacctggaTGAACTTCTTAAAGAG ACCTCAAATGATGAATACATGGGCATCTTGAAACGTAGTCATTCTCCCCTTGATGAAGGCAGTAACATGCCTTCAGTGCAGGAATGGTGGCAGCAGGGATCTCACAATG CTGCTGTTCATCAAGATCCTGCAGGTACATTCAGTGCTG CATTCGCTCAGATGATGATTTGTTTCTACTATGGAGGTCGGCTGGTGGGCAGTACAATTACCACTCATCCAGAGGGCTGCCGTATCTCCCCCTGCCAGCCCCCTCTGGCTAACTTGTATGGACCAGACAGCCTCCAGAACATCCGCTTCCCATCCGTTGATATCATTGAGAACGAGCGCCAGCGTCACGTCACCCGTAAACTTTTCAGTCATTTGGAGCGTGGCGTTCTTCTGCGTGCTAACAGAGAGGGCATTTTTATCAAGCGTCTGTGCCAGAGTAGAGTGTTCTGGAGTGGCCAGGACCCTCAGTATAACCCCAACCCCTGCAAACTGGAGCGAGACGCTGTGGTGAAGATCTTTGACACTGCCAGGTTCCTGCAAG CGCTGCAGTTTTATCAGGAGGGTCATTATCAGCCTCCAGAGCCCACCGTCACACTCTGTTTTGGGGAAGAGTTTAATGATTTCAGCACTGTCAAGAGCAAATTAATTATTGTGCag ATCACAGCATTGAACTGCCAGCAGTTGGTGGATGCAGTGACCACTCGGCGGTCCCAGTACAGCAGCGGGAATCTGGAAATCTCAGATGAAATGGCCAGTGATCAGATGGCTCGAATATATCAGGATCTATGCAGCTACCCAGTTCCCCAACGAGCTTCCTGTTTCAGGGACAACCTGCCGATTCCAGTCTGA
- the dusp22a gene encoding dual specificity protein phosphatase 22-A isoform X2: MGNGMNKVIDGLYLGNIRDSENRDGLSRNGITHILSVCNNAKPVLEDMTYLCINAADASSQNLSQHFKESIRFIHECRLNGGACLVHCLAGVSRSTTMVVAYLMTVTNYGWEECLTAVKAVRSFVGPNYGFQQQLQEFQMKQVLEYRAWLRTSYRPSPFKDQEQVEALLSLYTEQQQQGQQNDLDLMSQGSRIYPLSYHQYSASGSKR; this comes from the exons ACTCAGAGAACAGAGACGGTCTGTCCCGCAATGGCATCACCCATATTCTTTCCGTGTGCAACAATGCCAAGCCTGTCTTAGAG GACATGACCTATCTTTGCATTAATGCAGCTGATGCCTCCAGCCAAAATCT GTCTCAACATTTTAAAGAGTCCATACGATTTATCCATGAATGTCGACTTAATGGAGGGGCATGTCTAGTTCATTG TCTTGCTGGGGTGTCCCGCAGTACCACCATGGTGGTGGCTTACCTAATGACTGTCACCAACTATGGCTGGGAAGAGTGTCTGACTGCGGTGAAGGCTGTGCGTTCCTTTGTGGGCCCAAACTATGGCTTCCAGCAGCAGCTGCAGGAGTTCCAgatgaaacaggttttagag TACCGGGCATGGCTGCGGACCAGCTACAGACCCAGCCCCTTTAAAGACCAGGAACAAGTTGAAGCTTTACTGAGTCTATACACAGAACAGCAGCAACAGGGGCAACAAAATGATTTGGATTTGATGAGCCAGGGATCTCGCATCTACCCTCTATCCTACCACCAGTACAGTGCATCAGGCAGCAAAAGATGA